The region TCAAGAAATTTTAAATCATATATTACTAAGTATTCCAGCAGTGGTTGGTTTGCTATTTGGCCATCAATTGCTCATACAGTACACTGTCCAGAGATAAGACAGTTAAGTATTAATCCTGTTTTCTGATTCTGTACTTTCAATAGTAATATTAGATCAATTCTGGTGGCAAAAACTACAGAAGACTAACAATAGTCTGAAAATAGTGGAAACAGGGgattaattaattagttaaatCTGAGCGATTGTGGTGGGAAACTACATTTCAGTTTACTCAGTTACTTACTTATTTAGCTGAAATCTCTTTAGGAGAACCAGGGTATTTTTATGTAAACTGTACTGCCTTCTAACTTAAAACAAAGAGgctgaaacaaaacacattatttgcaaaggtaagaaaaaaaaatgtgatgcTTCTACAGATCTGTAATAAATGCAAACAGTCATGTTGGTTTTAAACAAAGAGTGACGCAAAAACAATGTCAGTTTGCCATTTGGTTAGTGGttgaataaataatgaaatatttgtGCAAACACAATTATAAGGAAAGTGTATTTGTGAACTCGTTAACATATCTGCAAGTAATTCCAAACACAAGTGGTTGGTGGTTTTAATGATTCCGAGGTGATGCATTTTTGTGTAATAACCGGGTAAATAAAACAACCAATTAAAGCATGGTGTCACGGTGTTGTATGCTTTGATCATGTGTCTGCATTGTAAAATCAGAGAACTGACCCCACACACTTAGCTAATACTCACAGCTGGCTCAAAGGAGCATTAACTCTAATGTCTAGCTTTGTCTCCATACATTAAACAGCAGAAGGCAACTCACATGCAACAACTTTGAGTAAAAATGTCAGACAAGTTTAGACCAGTTTCCTCCTGAAATTAACTGATCAATGCAAAAAAACACCATCCCTAGCTTCCTCTTGTCCTTTTATTACAAATGTAGAGATATAAGAGCTTGTGTATTGCCAAAGTACACTATGATAATatagaaactaaaacaaaatcactGTATTATTTTCTGCACTCATATATTCAAATGAGATGTGGactaagaaatctgaaaagaagtCATCAGCAGTTGATTAAACAGCTTATCCAACAAATTGACTAGCATgacaaagattttatttgttaatacaGTTTTTGCCACAGTGTGATGAGAAATCCTCTTGCCTGAGAAGAGGGGGAAACATGCCCAATACACATGCTATTTTTTACTTCTACGCACTGCCTGGTTGTTCTAGGCTCTGCTTATATTCTGTCATGTTAGCACTGCAATAGAGGATATGTTGACAGAGAGAGGACATTGCATATCGAGTCTGTAGGGTTCTTATAAGCCTGGTGGCACTGGGACACGGAGACAAGCGTGcatctgtgtgtgcatgtatgcGTGTATACAAGTAGAGGGTTGCCTGTGGAACAGAGCATGTGGATCCCCACCCACTCAGCCGCCTCGCGGCAATCGTCATTTCGCATCAATCCACAGCCCTTCAGTATAAATAGGATAGACGTCCTAAAGCTACACACTACTATGAGAGGCACTGGCATTATTCATTGACCCTAGACCTCTGAGCTGGAAATACGGCAATGGCAGCTTGCTTCCCTCTAACTAGTGCACCACTTTATTAAAAGGGAATTCTTTCTGCTGGTAGTTACAGatctttacagatttcttctgtttttgcttttctggtACACTTACAAATCtcagattattaaaaaaaaacaaattcctgatcagaaaaagataacctgagtaaatgtaaaatgtggttttcaaatgaacatttcatttattagggGGAAAAACAATCAACACCAATCTGGCATGATTGCTCTACTtgataaatcatgaattaactgattaaacacatttttggtttaatttctCTAGTCACATCCAGCCCAGATTACCGTAGGAATagaataaatgaattaatcaataaataaaaccgtagaataaataaatcaattcatGTCTGACAATACTAAGTAGGCCAAAAGATCTCCAAAATCAACATATCATGATATTCAAGAACAGAGGAGAAACAAAGTAATTGATAttcatcagtctggaaagggtaaGAAAGCCTTTTCTAATGCTTTGAGTGCCAGAGAACAACAGTGAGagtcattttccacaaatagacaaattatgaagaagaagaatgaaACCTTCCAAGTAGTGGTCAAcgaaccaaaattactccaacgGCACATCGACGACTTAACCAGCGGGTTACAAAAGAACCCGATACatcatctaaagcactgcagacctcacttgcctcagttaaagtcagtatttgtgattcaacaataagaaagtgggcataaatggcatccatgggagagttcaaaggccaaaaccactgctgactaaAACGAACACAAAGGGCTGTCTAACAAAACATTATGATGACCCCTAAGACTTGAAGAAATACTCTGTGGACtcacaaaacaaaattttactTATTAGAAGGAGTACGTCCAGTTGCATTTGGCATACAGCCCTTTAAGCTCTGGGCCTCCCTGGTCCCTAAAAAGGCCACTCAGAAGGTGAACATGGACTAAATGTTTTCAGTGCTGCATGCGAGGGATCAGCCTTGTGGAGAAattgtataaatgcagactatAAATGGCACATTTTAAAGATAGAAGAGGAGGAAAGAGGGTTCTGGGCCAAGTCCCAATGTTTCAAAACGCTAAAAATGTCCTTGCGTACCACAAAGACAGAATTTCCCTAAAAAAAGCAACATAGGAACATTCGAACACATTAGTGGTAGTGCCTGCATTGCTTCGTCAGGACTCGGACGATTCGCTATAATTGAACCTTTTCTGCTCTCaagcagaaaatcctaaagCAAAATGTCCAACTGGGGAACCTCAGCTTAAGTGCAATTGGGTAACGCAGCAAAGCACACCAACAAGTACACTTCTAAACTGCCCTAACAAAAGTAAATGAATGTTTTGGTTTGGCCCCGGCAAAGTCTAGACTTAAATCCAGTTGCTGTGGCGTGACCTTAAACTGGCCTTTTATGCTTGAAAACCCCTATATGTGGCTGAATTGAAGCAGTTCTACAAGGAGGAGGGGACAAAAAATCTTGACTCCGCCGGTCACTGCAAACCTTTGACAGCAGTCACTCCTCTCGCAGGAGGTAATACTAATGATTTTGTATAGAGGGTAGGTACTTTTTacataacacataaaaaaataaataaataataaattatttgaaaagtgCATTTTTTTCGATTCGGGTCATCTTTGTCTGAAGTTAAAATTACTTTTGAACTTTTGCAAACATAGTAAACTTTATAAATAGCAAAACAGAATTGAGAAGAAAACAGCACTAAAACACTTTTTATAAACTCTTAAGATTGCTGGCATTTATGTTGTTAACGTGCGCTCATTAATGGTCTCTAGAGTAAGTTTAACTTTAGAAAATGCTCatagaaacaaatattttagcTTATGTATGTGACCTGCAAGGAACTGAAGAtggtgcaaataaaataaagattagaGTTCCACCTGGGAGCCTCCCTCTAGCATCACAGAAACTTCTGTGTGCTCTATTATGAAAGAGCAGCAGAAAAGGCTGTATCTGCATGGttctgtgtgtatttgtgtgtgaaaaACCCCACGCTGGAGGTGTAATTTGTAGATGTGCGGTAACTAATAAGCACCCCAGCACAAATTCCCTGCACAAAGCAGAATCCACCTATTCACATGAATACTGACTGTGCTTCATATCCACTAATCAGCTGGGAGGTGTTGTCTGCTGTTTCATTGTCAAATGAAAGAGAATGCTCAAACATCTGGCAGGGCATTATTTTGTTATGACTTTGTGAACAGttctactgtaaaaaaaaaaaaaaaaaaaacactctaaAGTGCATGCACAGAGCAATTCAAATGAATCACACATTTATTAAGGTCAAAACGATTGGGTTGAATCTCAAGGTAACTTTTCTGTCAAAAAATGAGTACTACTTCCACCTAGTGGACAACATTAGAATGACACTCCTATTTGTGCAGTACTGAATTcactaaatacaggtccttctcaaaaaattagcatattgtgataaagttcattattttctataatgtaatgatgaaaatttaacattcatgtattttagattcattgcacactaactgaaatatttcaggtcttttattgtcttaatacggatgattttggcatacagctcatgaaaacccaaaactcctatctcacaaaattagcatatttcatccgaccaataaaagaaaagtgtttttaatacaaaaaacatcaaccttcaaataatcatgtacagttatgcactcaatacttggtcgggaatccttttgcagaaataactgcttcaatgcagcgtggcatggaggcaatcagcctgtggcactgctgaggtcttatggaggcccaggatgcttcgatagcggcctttagctcatccagagtgttgggtcttgagtctctcaacgttctcttcacaatatcccacagattctctatggggttcaggtcaggagagttggcaggccaattgagcacagtgataccatggtcagtaaaccatttaccagtggttttggcactgagagcaggtgccaggtcgtgctgaaaaatgaaatcttcatctccataaagcttttcagcagatggaagcatgaagtgctccaaaatctcctgatagctagctgcattgaccctgcccttgataaaacacagtggaccaacaccagcagctgacacggcaccccagaccatcactgactgtgggtacttgacactggacttctggcattttggcatttccttctccccagtcttcctccagactctggcaccttgatttccgaatgacatgcagaatttgctttcatccgaaaaaagtactttggaccactgagcaacagtccagtgctgcttctctgtagcccaggactggggaatgcagcacctgtagcccatttcctgcacacgcctgtgcacggtggctctggatgtttctactccagactcagtccactgcttccgcaggtcccccaaggtctggaatcagctcttctccacaatcttcctcagggtccggtcacctcttctcgttgtgcagcgttttctgccacactttttccttcccacagacttcccactgaggtgccttgatacagcactctgggaacagcctattcgttcagaaatgtctttctgtgtcttaccctcttgcttgagggtgtcaatagtggccttctggacagcagtcaggtcagcagtcttacccatgattggggttttgagtgatgaaccaggctgggagttttaaaggcctcaggaatgttttgcaggtgtttagagttaactcgttgattcagatgattaggttcatagctcgtttagagacccttttaatgatatgctaattttgtgagataggaattttgggttttcatgagctgtatgccaaaatcatccgtattaagacaataaaagacctgaaatatttcagttagtgtgcaatgaatctaaaatatgaatgttaaattttcatcattacattatggaaaataattaactttatcacaatatgctaatattttgagaaggacctgtacatcacaGTGAATGGAGGAAAATCTTAAGTCACAATGATTTCCAACAATTTTCATAACCTTCAGAAACACAGTCCAACAAATGAATATTCATTTagatgaaagaaataaaaggtgcTATATTTTTAGTATATTGAGCTCAAATTAATTATTATGaatatgttgttttaagagCAGCTATAGCTATGCAGTGGCTTTAAAGAAAATAGCTCATTAGTTTGAAATCGGAATGTAGAGTACCGCTGACACGTCCAGTCCTCAAACCATAAGAGTACCCTGGAACTTCAGGGAACTGTGAGACATTCAGACATTCATTCTTAATCCATTGTTTTGGATTAAGAATGAGCCCCATAAATGCTTTGACATTTGAGGCAAAATCCCCAGCCAAAGTTGGAGGTATAGCACTGCCTGCAGTTAGAGCACTTACAATTAATATAgcaattcattttaatttaattaaaattaactAAATACAGGTGGTAGTATATTTGGTTACAAATAACAtagggacatttttttttatatttgctgcTCATAAAATATTGTTTCAGGAGGTAAACTACTTAGCCTTAACTCAAAAGGCTCAAGTCAGTAAAGGGGGGGAAACATTTAAGCTCCCCTTAATTACACCACTAAATAAGGCTGTaattatttcagcatttttttaaagattgcatttgtttactttaattttaaatactGGCTGGTTACTTTTAATCCTGATTACGCCATAGTACACACAAGTCTCCTGTCTGTTAAGTCACTTAATTCTGACTTATATATTATTCAGGCCTAAAAGAGGCTCCTAAGCACAAGGAATGAACCGTCACATATTTTGACATTAAAAAGTATAATGATACTAATATACTAATACTGCATCGACAAGCTTATTCCCAAAAAACTGTTAGCAAAAACTTGGCATTCAGTAAATAGTTTTGAAATCGTGGGAAAAGTATCACTGGCCTGCTTTCAGTGTGATTCCAAAAAATTTTGTTAAGGTATTTTTTGTGAGGTAAATACAAACACTGCTGTAATGCCGGTGGCTACTTCTGCTGTGTTCCAGTTACCTCTGAAGTCCAATTTATGGGGATGATGTCAAACCAGATTTAACCACATTCAAgctccaagtaaaaaaaaacaaaaaacaaacgaCATTTATAGTTGTGAAAATGAAGGAACGCGTCTTAATTCACCAGTATCGTATACCTTTATGTTGTTAGCTAAACCAGAAGTGCTACGCTTCAagaaagcctcattttgacatcactaACTAGAACCATAATCATGTGCATTCATTCGTTTGGTTATCTAATTAGTTATGCATTTTTTAAACAGGCAGTGACTTAAGGCAACTGTCTGAAACGAAGGACCTCAAAGCGCCAAGATGGCGGCGCCCGTGGGCGATACCGGGGAGTTTGAAAGCTGGCTGAACGACCGACTGGACTCGTTAGAAGTTGATCGTGAAGTGTACGGTGCATATATTTTAGGGATTCTAAAGGAAGAGGAGAGCGACGAGGAACAAGAAGATGCGCTTCAAGGAATTTTGTCTGCTTTTCTGGTAAGTAGTCAAGCGGCGTGTCTCGCTCTTTTACCGAGGCTGTTTTCACATCTGATTCTGTCCGTCTTTCCTCTGTCGGGTCCTATAGTGCTGCTGATACCTGTTGGTGTTGCTCGAGTTTGTCAGGATTAAATTATCAATGTGTCCTTATCCGCTGTCCGTTTAACTCGGAGAGAGGAGGTTTACTAATCTGCCATGCTAAACTTTACCCTATATTTATTTTAGCTAACCAAAAGTGTAGTTTGTGCTAGGTTAATGCTGACAAGAGTTGCAGGATATTGtatttctgctttaaaattAACTTTCTTTATTCTAAATCCAGAATAGTTGTCGTTTGATAATTGCCTCTACTTTTGTTGAAGTTCACTTGAATTAGCGATAACTGtgtatttacatgttttataaTCAAAATGCTTTATTATCCACTATGCTCTCCCGTGTTAAGGATGAAGATACCATAGAAGAGGTCTGCAAGCAGATCATCAATCACTGGAAGGAGTGTTGCAACCGATTGGCTGGCAGACAAAACACCGATGACGGTATCTATAAGGATTTGGTTTTTACTTTAATCATATTTCAACAAGTCATTTGGTAATCACTGGTTGGAAAAGCCAATATTTCAAGACATAACATCATAGTCACCTGTCACATACCTACatgttaatttaaaaagacacagagaagctTTCCCGCAATGTATATCTGCACATATcaggaaaatatgaaaatgcaATATTAGATATTTGCAATATAATGATTAATCCACATGTTCCTCACTACTCTTCATTTTCTTTAGTCTTTACAATTTCCCACCACTCCGTGAGCTTTAGCATCAACAGCAGGAAAGACAATGCAACTGCCCAAACATTTCACTGGCCTAAAGGgaactagagggtgacacgggagtggattttctctcctgtcccatcccgctcccacagaaaaatgtcttgtcccatcccaatcccaggccagcataacgaaaaaaatcctgtcccgtcccactcctgtgccactcctatttttgttttcttcatttagtcttttggcaatttctttgtttgaaggaccagttaggtccctgtttttagctgtagtaaaggccagttaaagtaaaaagaataataatgaagaaataataaaatattaaacaaggaaacagaccatgcctatcttagttgaataaacaaaatgtacctagttgtattttactcatttattaagtgactttttcctttgaacaatgacattacttttatgtttcaagttgctgaaacgaaagaaaaatgcacctagtaagagaactgtacttgttgaacaaaaggccaaaaaggcattaccttcacaatttagaaactctacctcaatggttcacagccctggtcctcagggacctcttccctgcaggttttagatgtgtatctgctccagaacacctgattcaaattctgacatgacctcctatacaggcatcaagagtggagggtcaaactggacaaaattaatacaataaaatcataattaaataaataaatgttgtgaatgtcccataagtgaagtaaatgtaacatgaaagaaatgtaacattaaatgtgccattaaattaaaggtaccatttatttatttaatacatcattagaaacaataaatgtaccattatatcatgaaatggactataatgcaattaaatgtgccactgaataattaagtataattttaaagacgacatgacgtaattagtggtacacttaatatttaatgatgtattaaataaattgtacatttaatggtacattcaatttttttctatttcacaacatatttatttaatatcttcccttgatgaagccttctacggagtccgcgaggggacaaggggggattttttctcttttgtgtccccacgcaatagtctttgcgttatttcgcaatactttgtgggatagtttctaaaccagataactgcaaaattgaaacaaacactacacctgttttgagatttattgagttttattttgaaatcagccttaaataaaattatcttcaaatgagactaaaagacagtttttatccacaagctgtcaaacaaactactgaacaataaaactgcacgaaaccacatctgtgacactttatttccttattactgctgcattttgtacaccattagtgtttttgtttttatcgtgatttgaacggttcttcttatcctaagcattttatcgcattgtttactgcatgttaacctgcatatgacaaataaaccatatcaatgacatatcagtgtttgttttatgagcagtttatcatctgtgctgttgttccaaaatgccgaacgcaaaagtattgcgtggagacgcaaaagtaatacatttccccatgtcccctcacgagcttccgtaccttacctcttaaatctttagtgcacatgcagcagttttgttggtcagatgagacttgacacatgttggtacttttggtttgatgaatgaagagatgcagggctgatttaaaccagaatctgttttacaagtgtcctttaatcactggtgaacttgattacaactaaacacgttttataagcagcagactgcgtgttaaaaccgctacattcaactctcctgaagttcggtaatatttgcgactttcctgtcagctctatgagttttatagataagtccttacttctgactttacgttacaaatccaattttaccacgtccagttctccacctgcgtttgttccctccatcctgaacgcaggtggaaaacaccgagcagaagcactgttggcttgtgggtcgtgtagttcgtttgactcacattatagtatagacttcttggaaaaaaactacacaatggtggcgtcgatccaagtttttttttcttaaagtttataacaaagtctcagtttacatttccaaggacaattgatcctagtttattttccctcctattagttagctcccgctcccgtctgctcccgttcattttttatcctgtaccgtcccaatcacgggatctttactgatgctgtctcccgtcccgcgggtttcccgtgggaatcccgtgacccgtgggactcccgaaaaaatgtcagcctctaaagGGAACATCAAATATAATATACCACCATCCAAGCAGTTCTTTGCAATTTAGATATGTTACATACGTGGGATGCTttttgtgatttaataaattgttCAACTCTACAAAAATGCCatctaaatgcaataaaataccaAGATTTATTGATATAATATCATAATGAGATGGTATGAAATTAAccaaaatgtcagtttttgaTAATCTGTGTTTGAATGTGGAGCAAATTACAGAAGTAAATTTTTGTTTCAGCGGATGGAAAGACGTTTGTGCCACTGAATTGTTTTCACAGAGTAATGTTCCAGGAATCTGGTAGCTCTTACgctttgtttaattaaaatgatttgttgAAATACTCGATGTAAGGCCCTGGACCCCAACAGGTCCCAATCATACTTTGTAGCAGCAAATTACACATGCTTTCATGAGTTACTGAACCAAAGTACTGTATTTTAGCTCAATGTGAcaatttctgtttctttcccTTTTCTTAGCTGAGGTCCAGGCCATTGCTAGCATGATAGAAAAACAGGCTCAGATTGTCGTGAAACAGAAAGAGTCGTCTGAGTCGtcgaagaaaagaaaagaggctCTTCTTGCTCAATACGCTAACGTAACGGATGAAGAGGAATATCCTTGACGATAAACGTGACTCGCTTTTAGAAGTGTTCTGTATTTGTCAGTTAGCATATTGACATTTCTGACTGTGCAAACGTAAGGCTTATGAATGTAATCAtggaaagtgtttttgtttcatccAGAGCAGTTGAATTTCAGATGTTAACCCTTTCCTTGACAAAAGCACTGAAGCAGAAGGGGAGCCACTGGCTGGAAATGAAGTTCCTGGAAGTGATAGATGTATCCTTTCCGACTGTTTTTATCTGAAATCCCATACTATTTAGCTTTATCAAATGAATGTTTCATATTTCATTCCTTAGCTGGATTATTAAACTTGCACTATGCATTTATGCATCCACACTAGTTATATgttggtaaataaataaataaatgtgaattttaAAAGTAGTTGTCCTTTACTGTTGGCATCAGCCCTATTCAGGAACACCAATGTGGAAGAGGTGCTCAACAGACAGAAGCAAAAACGCAACCAGGCCCGAGAAGATGCCCAGAAGAAGGAAACGGACAAAATGCAGCGAGAGAAGGACAAATTAACCAAGCAGGacagaaaagagaaagagaagaaacGTACACAAAAAGGTGAACgtaaaagataaaatcagtagAAAGGACaatttttgtcatttgttttgtaaGAAAACTAAAGAATGAGAAGTAAAATCTACAAATGTGCTTCTCTGTACAACTAAATCTAATATGTAAATCTCATGTTTGTCAGAAGCTTGGTAAAGATTCTCTTATTTGTGAGAAACACCGAATTGGATGTGCAGAACTACAGTTTAttcataaatacatttacattaaGTTACCTTACGGTAAACTTGCACACTTTGTATGACAGATTAGGTGATCAATAGCAATGCTGGAAACTGTGTGTCGCAAACCTGGGTTAGGATTGGACAAGATCATCCCTTAGGTAATAACAGCATATAACGGAAACTCATG is a window of Girardinichthys multiradiatus isolate DD_20200921_A chromosome Y, DD_fGirMul_XY1, whole genome shotgun sequence DNA encoding:
- the ccdc43 gene encoding coiled-coil domain-containing protein 43 codes for the protein MAAPVGDTGEFESWLNDRLDSLEVDREVYGAYILGILKEEESDEEQEDALQGILSAFLDEDTIEEVCKQIINHWKECCNRLAGRQNTDDAEVQAIASMIEKQAQIVVKQKESSESSKKRKEALLAQYANVTDEEDEAEGEPLAGNEVPGSDRCILSDCFYLKSHTI